Genomic DNA from Lactococcus garvieae:
TGCGAAATAGTCATGCTCAAGATATTTATCAAAGTAAGAACCATCAGCATAAGCGGATTTATCAAAATCTTTGAAGGTAGTTTGACGCTCAACAGCAAGTGTGTTTGAAGCCACTAAAGTATAGTAGTTCAATAACATAAAGTAAACACTTGTGAAGTCTACAGCAGCTTTACTGTCATAATGAATATGGTTTTTAGCAAGGAAAGAGTGTAGTCCCATGGCTCCAAGACCAATAGCACGCATTTCATCATTTCCTTTACGAACTGTAGGAACAGAATCAAGGTTTGATGTTTCGGAGATGAAAGTTAAAGCACGCACCATTGATTCAATTGAGCTACCAAAGTCATCACCAGAAGTCATCATGTTCATGACATTTGTTGAACCCAAGTTACAAGCCACATCAGTTCCTAATGTTGAATAAGTTTGATCATCGTTAAGCACTGAAGGAGTTTGAACTTGAAGAATTTCAGAACACAAATTACTCATTGAGATAACACCGTCTACGGGATTAGCCTTGTTCACAGTATCAACGTTTACAATGTAAGGATATCCTGATTCTTGTTGCAGTTTTGAGAGTTCTTGTTCCAATTCACGCGCACTAATTTTGATTTTACGAATCTTATCATTAGCAAGCATATTATCATATTCAGCAGTGATATCGACATGGGCAAATGGCATACCGTATTCTTTTTCCACAAAGTAAGGTTCGAAGAGATACATATCTTCGCCCTTAGCAGCGAGTTCATAGAATTTATCAGGGACAGTTACACCGAGGGATAAAGTTTTCACTCGGATTTTTTCATCCGCATTTTCTTTCTTCGTTGAGAGGAATTCCATGATATCAGGGTGGAAAATTGAAAGATAAACGACACCCGCACCTTGACGCTGACCGAGTTGATTGGCATAAGAAAAACTATCTTCAAAAAGTTTCATAACGGGAACGACACCGGCCGCAACGCCGTCATAACCTTTGATAGGAGCACCAGCTCCACGTAAGTTTGTCAAATTAAGTCCGACACCACCACCATTTTTAGAAAGCTGAAGTGCTGAATTAATCGTACGTCCAATAGAGTTCATATCATCCGTTAGTTGTAAAAGGAAACAGCTGACAAATTCACCACGACGTTTACGTCCCGCATTAAGGAAGGTAGGCGTTGCGGGTTGGTAACGACGGTTCAACATTGCAAAAGCAAGGTTGCGTGCAAGTTTTGTATCGCCATCGGCCATGTAAAGAGCATTCATAAGAACACGATCTTCAAAATTTTCAAGATAAAGCGTGCCTTCATTGTTCTTCATAGCATATTGGTTATAGAACTTATAAGCAGCCATGAAACTATCAAAGTGAAAACCGAAATCTAAGAGCTCTTGATGAAGTTCTTCGATGAAACGCATTTCATATTTGCTGATAAATGCTTCTTCTAAATAATCTTCTTCTAAAAGAGCAGCAATTTTTTCCGCATAGGTATCTTTTGTGAAAGTATTTGGCTCAACATTTTCCTTGAAGAAAGCAGCGATTGCTTCCTTGTCTTTTGCTAGAGGAATTGAGCCATTGACTGGGATATTGATTTGATTGTTAAGCGTAAAATACGTAACATCTTCAAGATTTTTAAGTGACATATATTTCTCCAGGTTCTTTAGACCACATGTTAATAATTTATTTTTAGGTATTATTCTCGTTATTTGAGACTAATATTTGCACCAGAGTCAAGTCGTGCAGCGATTTCTTCAACAGCAGCTACATCGCTTGGCGTGCCGTTAAACTCGAAATCGTAAACAATAGGAATTTGAAATTGTGCAGAGAGCTGTTTGGCGGTAAAAATATATAAAAAAGCAAAATTACGATTTCCCGTACCGATGATGCCTTTACAATAGCGAGCATTATCGGCATAAGCCATGAATTCAAAGACAGGGTCCATGATATCCATGCTTCTTTCAGCGCCTGGGGTTTCATCTGCATAACTCGGTACAACCAGCAAGAAGTCTTCATTTACTTCAAATTCTGGATCATTCGGTAGAATTTCCTCATGGTTCAAGTTGGTTTTATTGGCAAAACGACGTGTTTGCCCCGTTATACTGAAATAAATTAGTTTCATGCCAATTTTGCCAATTCACTTGGATTGAAACCAGAGAAAGAAACGTCTCCTTTAACAACAACAGGAGCAGCACGATAACCCATATCAAGAACTGTTTGAATAAATTCTGGTTTTTCATCAATGTTGATTTCTTCAAAATTTACGGTGTGCTCAGTGAGCCATTTTTTAACCATTTTACATTGCATGCAATTGTTTTTTGAGTATACAGTGACCATAATTGTTCTCCAATTTTTCTAAAAAAATTTATTTAAAGTATACTGTTATTTTAGTATAAAAAAAATACCTAGTCAAATGATTGATACTAGATATTGTGTGCTTGAATTATGTAAAATACTATATATTGTGTTGTTTGCTAAGGTTGAGACCAAACGGTACCAAAGACTCTTCCTTATTTTTTATTCTTTTAATATTACTTTTATGGCGAATAATTATAATGGAGGCTAAAGCCAAAATGATGAGTGAAAAGAGCGGATCATAGTCGGGCACAATAAAATGAAAATACGGAAAGATAAGGACACCTATTAGGGCAGCCACAGCTCCTAAAATAGAAGATAGACTGATCATGCTAAAAAGATAAAGGACAAGGAAGAAAACCACAGCAAGATAAAGAAGGAAGAGTGGATTAAAGCCTAGAATCACGCCCGCAGAAGTTGCGACAGCTTTACCGCCCTTAAATTTGTCAAAAATGGAAATCGTGTGTCCCACTACCGCAAGCAAGCCAAAAATAAGAGGAGAAATACCATGAACATGGAAAATAAGAGGAAGAAGTGTTGCTAAAGTTCCTTTAAGTAAATCAAAGGTGAAAACGATGATACCCGCTTTTTTCCCAAGTATACGGAAAGTATTTGTTGTACCTGTATTGCCAGAACCATAGTCATGGAGATCTTTCTTAAAGAAAATCTTTCCAATCCAGAGACCAGCAGGAATCGCTCCTATAAGGTAAGCAAGGATGAGTAAAATTATTGTAGTCATATCAACTTTCTTTTATGTTTATAATAACTCCACAATTATAACACAAAACTCTATGATATTTGCCCTTTATTTTGAAGAAAATTTTTTCAAATTTGTATTATTTGAAAGAAATAGAGTTAAAAGACTGGGAGAAACCTTCTTCTCATTCATAAAGACTTTTGACAAAGGCTCTTTAAGAATGTAGAATAGGAAAGATGAATATTTCTGCTGGTTAGACTGGCTTAAATGGAGAATAATGAATGGTAGATATAAATAATTACGACGATAGTGCGATTCAGGTCTTAGAAGGCCTTGACGCCGTAAGAAAACGCCCGGGGATGTATATTGGTTCAACAGATTCAACTGGTTTGCATCACTTAATCTGGGAAATAGTCGACAATGCAGTGGATGAAGCCCTCTCAGGATTTGGGACAAAGATAGCTGTAACATTAAATAAAGATGGTTCTGTAACAGTTGAAGATGAAGGGCGTGGTATGCCTGTAGGTATGCATGTGACTGGAAAACCAACTGTTGAAGTTATTTTCACTGTACTTCATGCCGGGGGAAAATTTGGTCAAGGTGGGTATAAAACATCTGGTGGTCTACACGGTGTAGGCTCATCAGTAGTCAATGCTTTATCCAGTTGGCTCGAAGTAGAAATTACTCGTGATGGCGCAGTTTATCGTCAACGTTTTGAGCATGGCGGTCATCCTGTAACGACATTAGAAAAAGTGGGTAAGGCAGCAAAATCAAAAACAGGTACAAAAGTTACGTTTATGCCTGATACAACTATCTTTTCCACAATCGAGTTCAAGTATCAAACTATTTTTGAACGTTTGAATGAATCAGCTTTCTTACTAAAAGATGTGACACTTTCACTGACAGATAACCGTGGTGAAGAAGAAGTAAGAGATGAATTCCACTATGAAAATGGTGTTCAGGATTTTGTTAATTATCTTAATGAAGATAAAGATACCTTGACCCCAATTCTTTACTTTGCAGGCGAACAAGATGCTTTTCAAGTTGAAGTAGCTTTGCAGTATAATGATGGCTATTCAGAGAATATCTTATCTTTTGTTAATAATGTTCGTACAAAAGATGGTGGTACGCATGAAGCAGGATTAAAAACAGCTTTGACTAAAGCCATGAACGATTATGCGAGAAAAACTGGACTTCTGAAAGATAAAGATAAAAATCTTGAAGGCTCTGACTATCGTGAAGGTTTAACTGCTGTTTTATCTATTTTAGTACCTGAAGAATATCTACAGTTTGAAGGACAAACGAAAGACAAGTTAGGCTCTCCGTTGGCCCGTCCTGCAGTCGATGCTTTGGTATCAGAAAAGCTAACATTTTATCTTTTAGAAAATGGGGAACTCGCGCAGAATCTGATACGTAAAGCAATCAAAGCGCGTGAAGCGCGTGAAGCTGCACGCAAGGCGCGTGAAGAGTCAAGAACAGGCAAGAAAAACAAAAAAGATAAAGGACTTCTTTCAGGAAAATTAACGCCTGCACAAACGAAAAACCCCAATAAAAACGAACTCTACCTGGTCGAAGGAGATTCAGCCGGGGGCTCAGCTAAACAAGGACGTGATCGTAAGTTCCAAGCCATTTTACCGCTACGAGGTAAAGTCATCAATACGGAAAAAGCTAAGATGCAAGATATCCTCAAAAATGAGGAAATCAACACCATGATCTATACAATTGGTGCAGGTGTCGGTGCTGATTTTACACTTGCTGACCGTAACTATGATAAAGTTATTATTATGACCGATGCGGATACAGATGGGGCCCACATCCAAACACTGCTTTTGACATTCTTTTATCGTTATATGAAGCCACTTTTGGAGAATGGTCACATCTATATCGCTCTTCCACCACTTTATAAAATGAGTCAAGGAAAAGGGAAAAAGGAAAAGATTGCTTACGCTTGGACGGATGGTGAGCTAGAAGAACTCCGTCAAAGCTTTGGTAAAGGTGCGACACTTCAACGTTATAAAGGTCTGGGTGAGATGAATGCAGATCAACTTTGGGAAACAACGATGAACCCTGAAACACGTACATTAATACAAGTTACTATCGATGATGCCGCACAAGCAGAAAAACGTGTGTCTGTCCTCATGGGTGACAAGGTTGAACCACGTCGTAAGTGGATTGAAAATAATGTTAAATTTACTTTAGAAGAAAACACGATTTTTTAAGTAACAAAAATATTTTTTTAGTATAGAACTTAGAAGGGAAATAAAATGGTGCAGCATTACGTTGTATTTGACTTTGAAACTACAGGTCTCAGTCCTCAAAAGAATGAAATTATCCAAATTGGTGCAGTCAAGTATGATGAAATGCACCAAGAAATTGACCGATTCAATCAATTAATTAAGCCGACACGCTCTTACCTTCCAACAAAGATTTCCGAGTTGACGGGGATTTGGCCTTCGGCTTTATTGAACCAGCCGGTTCTTGCAGAAGTCTTACCAGATTTTATTGCTTTCTCCAGTGACAGCCTAATGGTGGCACACAACGCGCCATTTGATGTTAGCTTTCTTTATCAGGCAATTGTGGATTGTGAGCTTGGGGATACTCCCCACTTTAAAGTGTATGATACACTTTCTGAAGCTAAAAAGTTGTTGCAAATGCCCAACTATAAGTTAGAAACATTCAAAGATGTTCTCGGAATAGAGTTACGTAGCCATGATGCGCTTAACGATTCCCTTATCACAGCGAAACTGTATCAATATTTACAGGAAGTGTCTCAACCACCAAAACCAAAGCCAATACCTACTGATAGTTTACAACTAGATTTGTTTGGCGAAGTAGACACAACTATAACTGACGAACTCCGCCGAAAACTAAACTTACCAATCACGAAAGATTTGGTTTATTACCGTAAAGATATCACACGAAACTGGCAAAAATTTGAAGTTACTGGTCTAGCAATTACGGCTGCTTATTCGACAGGTTATAGTCTCACTGCTACACTTTATAATAATGAAAAAGTAACGATTCATTCTGATTTTTTGAAAGAAATGCAGAAAGCTAACTTTATAAATGAAATAGGAAAAGAGGGATAGTAAATGGCTTGGAAAATTAAAAACTTTGAAGAACTAACAAGAACGGAACTCTATAAAATTTTGGCAGTCCGCTCTGAGGTTTTTGTAGTAGAACAAGAGTGTGCTTACCAAGATGTTGATGGCAAAGATCAAAAATCTTTACATTTGTGGCTGGAAGACAGCGCAGGAGTAGTTCAAGCATACTGTCGTATTTTGCCTTCTGGCCTTTCCTATCCAGAAGCTTCTATTGGACGAGTGTTAGTCAAGGAAAGCCAGCGGGGCAAAGGAACGGCACGTAAAATGTTGGAACAGGCTCTTGATTTTCTCGCTAATGCGTGGAGAGAACCATCGGTTCGGATTGAAGCACAATATTATTTGCGACAATTTTATGCTTCGTTTGGTTTTATTGAGGATTCTGAACCATTTTTGGAAGATGGAATCAAACATGTTGAAATGATTTTAGACTTGAAAAAATTTGCCTCTTAAAAAGCATTTCATTAACTAACAAAAATAAATTAGATAAATGTCGGAGGATTTATGTCTAATATACAAACTCTACCTTTAGAGGATATTATGGGCGAGCGTTTTGGACGCTATTCAAAATATATTATTCAGGAGCGTGCCCTGCCTGATATTCGTGACGGTTTAAAACCTGTCCAACGTCGTATTCTTTATTCCATGAATAAGGATGGCAATACTTTTGACAAATCTTACCGTAAATCAGCAAAATCTGTAGGTAATGTTATGGGTAATTTTCACCCGCACGGTGATAGCTCTATTTATGATGCCATGATTCGCTTATCGCAGGATTGGAAAATGCTCGAGCCCTTGATTGAGATGCATGGGAACAATGGCTCAATGGACGGTGATCCACCAGCTGCTATGCGTTATACGGAAGCTCGCTTATCAGAGATTTCGTCTTACTTGCTGAAGGACATTGAAAAAGACACGGTCGCACATGCTTGGAACTTTGATGATACAGAAAAAGAACCCACTGTCCTTCCCGCGAATTTTCCTAACCTACTCGTTAATGGATCAACGGGGATTTCTGCTGGTTATGCAACAGATATCCCCCCCCATAACTTGGGCGAAGTCATTGATGCAACGGTCTACATGATTGATCATCCCAAGGCGGATGTGGATAAAATAATGACCTTTATGCCAGGCCCAGATTTTCCTACGGGAGCAATTATTCAAGGACGTAGTGAAATTAAAAGGGCTTATGAAACAGGTAAAGGACGTATTGCAGTACGCTCAAAAGTTGAAATAGAGAAGCTTAAAGGTGGACGTGAACAACTTATTGTCACTGAAATTCCTTATGAAATAAATAAAGCAACTTTAGTTAAACGTATTGATGATGTTCGTGTGAATGCGAAAGTTCCAGGTATTTCAGAGGTCCGTGACGAGTCTGACCGCGAAGGTCTACGTATCGCGATTGAGTTAAAAAAAGAAGCAAACAGCCAGTTGGTGCTTAACTATCTTTATAAAAATACTGATCTGCAAATCAATTACAATTTCAACATGGTAGCTATTGATAACATGACACCACGTCAAGTGGGCGTCTTGCCGGTTCTCCGTGCTTATATCGCTCACCGTCAAGATGTGATTGTTAAACGTTCAAAATTTGACTTGAGTAAAGCTGAGAAACGTTTGCACCTTGTTGAAGGTTTGATTCGGATGGTTTCAATCTTGGATGAAGTGGTGGCTTTGATTCGTGCTTCTGAAAACAAATCAGATGCTAAAGAAAACCTAAAAATTAGCTATGCTTTCAGTGAAGAACAAGCAGAAGCTATTGTAACTTTGCAACTTTATCGTTTAACCAACACCGATATCGTGACTTTGGAAAATGAACAAGCAGAGTTAGAAGCAAAAATATTAGAACTTCGTGCTATCATCAATGATGAACGTACACTCTTCAATTTGATGAAGCGTGAGTTACGTGAAGTGAAGAAGAAGTTTGGCAAAGCAAGGCATTCAGAGCTTCAAGATAAAGTGGAAACGATTGAAATTGAAGCACAACAATTGATCGCAGAAGAAGAAACGGTGGTTTCTGTAACACGTGGAGGTTATATCAAACGAACATCACCACGTAGTTTTGGATCATCAAATGTTGAAGAAGTCGGTAAGCGTGAAGATGATGAACTGATTTTTGTAAAAGCAGGTGCGCGTACGACCCAGCATTTACTCATGTTTACCAGTCTGGGAAATGTTATCTATCGTCCTGTGCATGAATTATCCGATGTGCGTTGGAAAGACATTGGCGAGCATATCTCGCAAACTTTAAACAATTTTGCAAGCAACGAAGAGATTCTCTTTGCACAAGTTCTTGATAATTTTGACTCTGCAATGAACTATATGGTAGCAACTGCTGCTGGCCAGATTAAACAAGTTGAACTGTCTTCATTTAGCCCTTGGCGTACCTATCGTTCTAAATCAATGGTTTATGCTAAATTAAAGGGTGAAAAAGACGGTATAGTGGCTATTGAGCCGATCACCAAAGGAGATGCAGATGTGATGCTCGTCTCTGCAAATGGTTATGCTTTGCGTTTTAATGTATCGGAAATTCCAGTTGTAGGTGCTAAAGCAGCAGGAGTTAAAGCGATGAACCTGAAGGCAGGAGACAGTGTGAAAGCAGCCTTCTTTGTGCAGACAGACAGCTGGTATCTCTTGACACAACGTGGCTTTATAAAACGTGTGAAATCTGATGATATTCCAGAAACCAGCCGAGCAAACCGAGGACTTCAAGTCTTGCGTCCGCTTAAAAATAATCCACATACGGTATTTGGAGCGGGCAGTGTGATTAATACAGGCAAAGTTCCCCTTTCAGAAACGGTAGATTTATTTAGCCCTGCTGAAGTAGAAAATACTACTGACGATAAGAGTCAGATTTTAGAAGTTATTTCGGATCTTGGGAAAGTTTATTTAACTGAGCTAACAGACCTAAATCTTTCAGACCGTGCAAGTAATGGTCATCCTTTAGCAGAAGATATCTCACGCGTAATTGAAGCAAAAATAAAATAGAATACAGTCCTCTCTGAGGTCTGTTTTTTCTTTAAAAAAGAAATGCAAAAAGAGGAGAAAAGAAGTCTGAAACCTATTTCTTTTGGCTTAATCAAGCGGGCTCACTAAGGGACACAAAAGGAAGATAAAAGATTTAAAAACAACTGTAAACAGTAAGAAATTGTGGTATAATAGAGTCAGTGTTTACACATTGAAAGAGGAGAACATGGAAGATAAAAATATCATAAATGTCAATCTTGCTGAGGAGATGAAAACCAGCTTTCGTGATTACGCTATGTCAGTTATCGTGGCTCGCGCCCTGCCTGATGTACGTGATGGTTTGAAGCCGGTTCATCGCCGCATTCTTTATGGAATGAACGAGCTTGGTACTACACCTGATAAACCCCATAAAAAATCTGCCCGTATCACCGGGGATGTTATGGGTAAATATCACCCACATGGAGACAGCTCAATCTATGAGGCAATGGTACGTATGGCTCAATGGTGGAGTTATCGCCACATGCTTGTGGATGGACATGGGAACTTTGGTTCTATGGATGGCGACGGTGCTGCGGCTCAACGTTATACCGAAGCACGTATGTCAAAAATTGCTCTGGAAATGCTACGTGATATCAACAAAAACACAGTTGATTTTGTTGATAACTATGATGGTACAGAGCGTGAACCTGAAGTCCTTCCTGCCCGTTTCCCTAACCTTTTGGTCAATGGGACAACTGGTATCGCTGTGGGTATGGCTACAAACATTCCTCCACATAATTTGGGTGAAACGATTGATGCTGTAGATTTACTTATGGAAAATCCAGAAGTTACGACACGTGACTTGATGGAAGTTTTGCCTGGACCAGACTTTCCCACAGGGGCTTTGGTTATGGGTAAATCAGGTATTCGACGTGCTTATGAAACAGGTAAAGGATCTATCACGCTTCGTGCTAAGACAGAAATTGAAGAGTTACCTGGTGGAAAAGAGCGCATCGTTGTGACTGAATTCCCTTATATGGTAAACAAATCTAAGGTCCATGAGCATATCGTGCGCTTGGCTCAAGAAAAACGTATTGAAGGCGTTACAGCCTGTCGTGATGAGTCAAGTCGTGAGGGAGTACGTCTTGTTGTAGAAGTGCGTCGTGATGCATCTGCACATGTTATCTTAAACAACTTGTTTAAACTTACTCAACTCCAAACTTCATTTGGCTTTAATATGTTGGCCATCGAGAATGGTACTCCAAAAATTCTGTCCTTGAAACAAATTTTGACAGATTATATTGCTCACCAAATCGAAGTTGTAGAGCGTCGTACGCGATTTGATAAAGCCCGTGCAGAAGCTCGTGCTCATATCTTAGAAGGCTTGCGCATCGCATTGGATAATATTGATCGTATGATTACCATTATCCGTGAATCAGCTACAGATGCTATTGCTCAAAAAGCAATGATGGATGAATTCCAACTTTCGGACAAACAGTCACAAGCAATTTTGGATATGCGTTTGCGTCGTTTGACAGGTTTGGAACGTGACAAGATTGAAAATGAATATCAAGAGTTAATCGCTTTGATAGCCGATTTGGCAGATATTTTGGCTAAACCAGAACGTGTTAAAGCTATTATTCGTGAAGAATTGGGCGAAATCAAGCGTAAGTTTGCAGATGCGCGTCGTACAGAACTTTTGGTCGGTGAGGTACTGAATCTCGAAGATGAAGACCTTATTGAGGAAGAAGATGTCTTGATTACACTTTCTAATAAGGGTTATATCAAGCGCCTTAGTAACGATGAGTTCCGTGCGCAAAAACGTGGCGGACGTGGTGTGCAAGGGATGAACATGACAGATGATGATTTTGTACAACATCTCGTTTCATCAAGTACTCATGACAATCTGCTCTTCTTTACAAATCAAGGTCGCGTTTATCGTATGAAAGGGTATGAAATCCCAGAGTACGGACGTGCAGCCAAAGGTCTTCCTATCGTTAACCTGTTAAAACTTGATGAAGGTGAAAAGATTCAAACCGTAATTAATGTTGTTAAATCCGATGAAGAGCGTTATCTGTTCTTCACGACACGCAATGGTTTAGTGAAACGTACAAATACAAAACAATTTGCTAATATTCGTACGAATGGACTAAAAGCGCTCAATCTTCGTGATGGGGATGAACTTATTAACGTTCTTTTGACTTCCGGTGATGAAAATATCATTATTGGGACGCATAATGGATTCTCAGTGCGTTTCCGAGAATCAGTCGTACGTGATATGGGACGTTCTGCTACAGGTGTTAAGGGTGTAAGCCTTCGTGAAGGTGACTTTGTAGTAGGTACAGCCACTGTCTATGATGAGCAAGAAGTTCTTGTTATTTCGGAAAAAGGTCTGGGTAAACGCACAATTGCAAGTGAATATCCAACTAAAGGCCGTGGTGGTAAAGGTATCAAAGTGATGAATGTTACTGAACGTACAGGTAAACTTGCTGGTTTAACTGCGATTAACGGTAACGAAGACATTATGGTCATCACAGATACTGGTGTTGTGATTCGTACAAGTGTCGAAAATATTTCACAAACAGGCCGTGCAGCACAAGGTGTGAAGATTATGCGTTTAGATGATGAAGCACAGATTGTAACCTTTGCGCTTGTTGAACCTGAGGCAGAAGATGATGAAGAATTAAATGAAGCAGAAACTGTTTCAAATACCGAAGAGTAAAATGAAAAAAATATTTATATTCTTAACGACAGCTGTCAGTATCTTTTTACTGGCAGCTTGTAGTTCAAATAAGGACACTCGCCAACTTTTGGAAGAGCCCATAAAAAAAGATGCCACAACAATGGGAACTTACATTCAAGTGACTGTTTATGATCC
This window encodes:
- the gyrA gene encoding DNA gyrase subunit A; this encodes MEDKNIINVNLAEEMKTSFRDYAMSVIVARALPDVRDGLKPVHRRILYGMNELGTTPDKPHKKSARITGDVMGKYHPHGDSSIYEAMVRMAQWWSYRHMLVDGHGNFGSMDGDGAAAQRYTEARMSKIALEMLRDINKNTVDFVDNYDGTEREPEVLPARFPNLLVNGTTGIAVGMATNIPPHNLGETIDAVDLLMENPEVTTRDLMEVLPGPDFPTGALVMGKSGIRRAYETGKGSITLRAKTEIEELPGGKERIVVTEFPYMVNKSKVHEHIVRLAQEKRIEGVTACRDESSREGVRLVVEVRRDASAHVILNNLFKLTQLQTSFGFNMLAIENGTPKILSLKQILTDYIAHQIEVVERRTRFDKARAEARAHILEGLRIALDNIDRMITIIRESATDAIAQKAMMDEFQLSDKQSQAILDMRLRRLTGLERDKIENEYQELIALIADLADILAKPERVKAIIREELGEIKRKFADARRTELLVGEVLNLEDEDLIEEEDVLITLSNKGYIKRLSNDEFRAQKRGGRGVQGMNMTDDDFVQHLVSSSTHDNLLFFTNQGRVYRMKGYEIPEYGRAAKGLPIVNLLKLDEGEKIQTVINVVKSDEERYLFFTTRNGLVKRTNTKQFANIRTNGLKALNLRDGDELINVLLTSGDENIIIGTHNGFSVRFRESVVRDMGRSATGVKGVSLREGDFVVGTATVYDEQEVLVISEKGLGKRTIASEYPTKGRGGKGIKVMNVTERTGKLAGLTAINGNEDIMVITDTGVVIRTSVENISQTGRAAQGVKIMRLDDEAQIVTFALVEPEAEDDEELNEAETVSNTEE